A stretch of the Candidatus Nanopelagicales bacterium genome encodes the following:
- a CDS encoding stage II sporulation protein M: protein MDLDAFVARHRASWDRLDRLTSRRRLTGAEADELVDLYQRTATHLSVVRSSSPDPALVGRLSQSVARGRAAVAGAHTPAWRDVSRFVTVGFPVAVYRARWWWLAAGAGFTLAALAVGAWVAGDPQVQAALLPPEEVRQLVDQEFADYYTSAPAGSFAARVWTNNVWAAAAALILGALFVLPAVWVLWQNALNVGIVGGLMVANGRGDVFFGLITPHGLLELTAVFVAAGVGMRLGWTIIDPGPRPRSVALAQEGRAAVTVALGLVVVLFLSGLIEAFVTPSGLPTAARIVVGVMAWAGFLAYVVVLGRRADRAGITGDVEGSASATDIAPYAA, encoded by the coding sequence ATGGACCTCGACGCGTTCGTCGCGCGCCACCGGGCCAGCTGGGACCGGCTGGACCGCCTGACGTCGCGGCGGCGACTCACCGGCGCGGAGGCGGACGAGCTGGTCGACCTCTACCAGCGCACCGCGACGCACCTGTCGGTGGTCCGCTCGTCGTCTCCCGACCCGGCGCTGGTGGGCCGGCTGTCCCAGTCGGTGGCGCGCGGCCGCGCGGCCGTCGCGGGCGCGCACACCCCAGCCTGGCGGGACGTGTCCCGGTTCGTCACGGTCGGCTTCCCGGTCGCGGTCTACCGCGCCCGCTGGTGGTGGCTGGCGGCCGGTGCGGGGTTCACCCTGGCGGCGCTCGCGGTCGGGGCATGGGTGGCCGGGGATCCCCAGGTCCAGGCCGCGCTGCTGCCGCCGGAGGAGGTGCGCCAGCTCGTCGACCAGGAGTTCGCCGACTACTACACCTCCGCGCCTGCGGGGTCGTTCGCCGCCCGGGTGTGGACCAACAACGTCTGGGCCGCGGCGGCCGCCCTCATCCTGGGCGCGCTGTTCGTCCTGCCCGCGGTGTGGGTGCTGTGGCAGAACGCCCTCAACGTCGGCATCGTCGGCGGGCTGATGGTCGCCAACGGACGCGGGGACGTGTTCTTCGGACTGATCACGCCGCACGGACTGCTCGAGCTCACCGCCGTGTTCGTCGCCGCGGGGGTGGGGATGCGGCTGGGCTGGACGATCATCGACCCCGGTCCACGGCCCAGGTCGGTGGCGCTGGCACAGGAGGGCCGCGCCGCGGTCACGGTCGCGCTCGGCCTGGTCGTGGTGCTGTTCCTGTCCGGGCTGATCGAGGCGTTCGTCACCCCGTCCGGCCTGCCCACGGCGGCCCGGATCGTGGTCGGGGTCATGGCCTGGGCCGGCTTCCTGGCGTACGTCGTCGTCCTCGGCCGCCGCGCCGACCGGGCCGGCATCACCGGGGACGTCGAGGGCTCCGCATCAGCGACCGACATCGCCCCGTACGCGGCCTGA
- a CDS encoding RDD family protein encodes MSPPAPPDADLVTGEAVPLELRLAKLPSRMLALAVDLSIQIAILVAVLGLGGWLATSVDEALAIAVLLTLFVLVIVGLPTAVETLSHGRSLGKLMMGLRVVRDDGGPIRFRHSLVRALFMFFVDLWVTSGAAGLISSLASQKGKRVGDHAAGTVVVRERVPVSASAAAAQVWMPPQLAGWAAGADLARLPDGLVLRVRQYLLRVRHLDPAVRARLGPQLATEVAAYVAPPSPPGTPAEAYLAAVVAERSRRAWWAHARAAAPAPGPVAPAPRSPAPRSPVPRSPAPPPTAAAVPVPPAPAPPPESPPATAPPGGGFAPPA; translated from the coding sequence GTGAGCCCGCCCGCGCCCCCGGACGCCGACCTGGTCACGGGCGAGGCGGTCCCGCTGGAACTGCGCCTGGCCAAGCTGCCGTCGCGGATGCTCGCCCTCGCCGTCGACCTCAGCATCCAGATCGCGATCCTGGTCGCGGTGCTCGGCCTCGGGGGCTGGCTGGCGACCTCGGTGGACGAGGCCCTGGCGATCGCGGTCCTGCTCACGCTGTTCGTGCTGGTCATCGTGGGCCTGCCGACCGCGGTCGAGACGCTCTCGCACGGCCGGTCCCTGGGCAAGCTGATGATGGGGCTGCGGGTGGTCCGCGACGACGGCGGCCCGATCCGGTTCCGCCACTCGCTGGTGCGCGCGCTGTTCATGTTCTTCGTGGACCTGTGGGTCACGTCCGGTGCGGCGGGCCTCATCTCCAGCCTCGCCTCGCAGAAGGGCAAGCGGGTCGGCGACCACGCCGCGGGCACCGTGGTCGTCCGCGAGCGGGTCCCCGTCTCCGCCAGCGCGGCCGCGGCGCAGGTGTGGATGCCGCCACAGCTGGCCGGCTGGGCCGCCGGCGCCGACCTGGCCCGGCTGCCGGACGGGCTGGTGCTGCGGGTGCGGCAGTACCTGCTACGGGTCCGCCACCTCGACCCAGCAGTGCGGGCCCGGCTCGGCCCGCAGCTGGCCACCGAGGTCGCCGCGTACGTCGCCCCGCCGTCCCCGCCCGGCACCCCGGCCGAGGCCTATCTGGCCGCCGTGGTCGCCGAGCGCAGCCGGCGGGCCTGGTGGGCGCACGCCCGGGCCGCCGCTCCGGCCCCTGGCCCCGTCGCCCCGGCACCACGTTCCCCGGCACCACGTTCCCCTGTACCACGGTCCCCGGCACCGCCCCCGACCGCCGCTGCCGTCCCCGTGCCGCCGGCTCCCGCACCGCCGCCCGAATCGCCTCCCGCGACGGCACCCCC